aaaaaataaattgatttcaTCCTAGGTTTATTATGGACCTGATCTACCGgtaaaaaagaaaattaaaattaaaattttatttaaaaattttatataataaaaatatttttattttttaaaaaaattatgatattcatgacataatattttacgtttaaaaaatcataattttatctatACAATACCATAAtataacataaaatatcataatatgtataggatgttataatttttttaaagagtaagaatattttcatcgtttaaaattttcaaacaaaaaattgGTCTGCAAGtattaaatatgataaaaaataattagacaaAAATACTTCTTTTATGTTATGATATTCTCAGACATATTATCACATCCTAAATCataatatactataaaatatcatatatttttttaaaaaatatttttattatataaaatttttaaataaaaaattaatttataaatattaaatatatattaaaaagtgATTACAACGTGAATCAATATGACGCACAAAAATTTCTCCTGAACTCAAAGTGCGGACGTCCACGGGATTAGGCCAGGCCGGCAGCCTTTCTTATTGGGCCAGTTGGGCTGGTCATGGACCAGTCCAATCTTGTGGCCGGTGAGAAGTGGGAAACCCTAGACCCGTCACACTCGCATCTCCCACTCTCTCGTCGTCTTTAAAAGGATCCCTCTCGAGCCGGCTTCGACTCCTCATACTGCCGTTGAATCCGAGGCTTGATCTCGGATTCAGCAGTTGATCGGCGCTCTCGCTTCGATTCGTCTCTCTCCGGTAATCCACCAGCAGCGAAGCGTTCTCCATCTGGCAAGCAGGTGAAGTATAAATCGTTTTATGAATCTTGATATGTCTGTAGGCTGTACTAATCTGTTTGATTGGATCCGTTTTCGGAGTTCGTTTTGGATTTAATTCTACGCAGATGAGACCTTGTTTCTATTTCATAGAAAATTGCTGGATCTGATGACTTTGTTGGATTTGGCGGTCTTAGTGTTTCTTTTCGTTCTTTCGCTTAGATCCTGATCGTTGTGTTTGGGAATTTAGGGTTTGTTACTGTTTTCTATCTGTTTTCTGTTTGATCTATTTGGAAACAGGAGAATCTGATCAGCTTTATTGGATTTCTGGGCTagggtttcatattttttcaagCAAGGTTCATTCTTTGAAGGCTTTCTCTCTGTTTCGAGTGGGTTGAGGATTCTTTTCTTTGCCTTTTCTCTTTAAGTCGGATCTAGCTGGGTGTGCTGGATTCGTGGTTGCTAGGTTAGATTTTCTGGAAATAATGCGTTCCAAGGAGCCTTTTTTTTATAGGAAGTGGTATCAGTGCGCCCCTTCTTATCGAGAAAgaagattatgatttcatatttttctgtCGTGTCATGGATTTGCAACTCATGTTTCTTTTTGGGTAGTTTAAGATACAGAAGTTCTATGAATTGAGGCCAGAACCTTTTGCATTCCTCTTCGTCCAgggatttaaaaataataataataataataattttaaccgAATTCATCTCCTTGTCCATTTCTTGTTTCCTGTATGCCGAGCTTACAATATGAATTGTTTTTATGATTTAGTCCTGATTCTCACTTTTTCAGATTCTCATCTATATCTTTTGTGTTTGTTATTTGACTTGTTTTTATGAACTGTTTGTGTGAATGTTGGACCAAAAATGCTTGCTTGGTACTTGTACTCATTTGATGCTGTAGGATTTTGGAATTTTAATTCTATATCGCAAAAACTGGATTTTATCATTGTATTCGAATTCATGTTAGGGctgcttttcttttttgatttctcTTGCATTCATTGAAAGATTCTTTAGGTCTTGTTctggagttttttttttccacatgtaaataatttatattcaaCTCGTTTCCTTGAGCCACAACTTGCTGGCACATTACACTCTTCACGAAGTTCCCAATATAAGACATCTATACATCATTGGTCATTTAAGGATGCTCAGAATTATGTTTGTTATTCTCTTAGATGAGATAATTAGAGATATTAATTGCTTTTTTTCGTGTTTGGACATTGACCTTTTAAGTAAATATATTGATATTAATTGATAAAACTATATTTCATGATGCTGAGACCTTGAACCATGATTTCTTGCTATGACTATGAGATTTCAATATGACATATGCTGAGCTTGTTTTCAAAGTGCTAATGGCAGTAGTGCACTGACATGGATTCACTAATCATATTCTGTCATGTCTTGGAGGGTACCTGTCTATGCTTTTGTGCAGGAAatctattatcaataaaatagaaattgtacTGTTTAAAGAGTCAATGCAATGCAAGTACATTCTGATTTGATTTTCTTGCATGGACTCTAGAGTCCAAGTAAGACCGATCTAGTGCTTCTGTTCCAGGCATTTTTACTTGCAATTATTGATTATGAGAACTATAATTAGGTTTCGGTTTTCCCTCTTGGAATTGGATGGCTCCATTGTCAATGCATATGGCCCTTATTTTTTACCTTTTGTTTGCAGACATGGCAGGAGTGGCACCAGAGGGATCTCAATTTGATGCTCGTCAATATGATGCTAAGATGAATGACCTGTATCGCCTCTTATTTATTATCATTGTACTTTGTTCTACTATAAGTTTTTTCTCCTGCGAAGTTTGTTAAATTTGTATTTGTTTTATGACCATGAGTGTAGGTTGTCGACAGATGGTCAGGACTTTTTTACATCATATGACGAGGTCTATGATAGTTTCGATGCCATGGGGCTTCAAGAAAATCTTCTGAGGGGCATTTATGCTTATGGTAGAGACATATATAATTAACTTCTCCTCATACTTACGATATAATAATGCACTTGGTGTGAGGACTAATAATTATTGTTCACCTCTGTAGGTTTTGAAAAGCCTTCTGCAATTCAGCAGAGAGGAATTGTTCCCTTCTGCAAGGGACTGGATGTGATTCAGCAGGCACAATCAGGGACAGGAAAAACAGCAACTTTCTGTTCAGGAATTTTGCAGCAGCTTAATTACGAGCTGGTTGAGTGCCAAGCCTTGGTTCTTGCCCCAACTCGAGAATTAGCACAGCAAATTGAGAAGGTCATGCGAGCACTTGGTGATTACCTGGGTGTAAAAGTTCATGCCTGTGTAGGAGGAACCAGTGTGCGTGAGGATCAACGGATTCTTTCAAGTGGAGTCCATGTTGTTGTTGGTACTCCAGGTCGTGTATTCGACATGTTAAGAAGGCAGTCTCTTCGGCCTGATTATATTAGGATGTTTGTTTTGGATGAGGCAGATGAAATGCTTTCACGTGGTTTCAAGGATCAGGTTCCTCTTTGACTATTCCTCTCTGTTTTTAACATTTCTTATGTTTTCCTGaagctttctttcttttattttactgAGACACTAAATGATGCATCAGGAAAACTTCCATGTCTGGTAATTCTTAATTGGAATATGGTcttattttctcttatttgtaTGAAGTTCCACgcatctctttaatttttttttttaatattttacaatttAAGTATACAATATTATATTCAGTTATGGTTCCTTGAGTTGTTCTGGTGCTCCAGAGTGCTATCATGTTTTGGCTGTTGATGATGATCCACCTTAAGCTTGCAACTACTTTGCGAGTTGGTGGGTAGAAAGTGCTTTCTCAATAGCTGACTCTTGTAAATCTGAATGTTCAATTGGTTTATCAAATAAGCTGCTTACATTAGTGAATCTAAGTCATATGCATGTCTTTATCCTACACGCTGCGGAAATGAAATTATAGTTGGTTGTATATATGGTCAAATTAACTTCAAGAATATATGGGACAAGTTCAAAAGACAAGAGCTTATGAATTTATGATTTGTGAACATACAGACTTGGTTGACTTGTAGATCATTTATATGTGAAGGAGAATGTGGGCTACAATAAGTGATTCTTTTTGGGCATATTCACATCTATAGTAATTTCTACTTGTACAAACATGAAGTTATACATGACTGGCATGgatatttaaaaagtaaaaaatttaaatttcttgaTCATGGTTTAGCTAGTTTGGGTAGTATGCTGGCTACATCACTGAAAATAGATTACTAGGAAATTTTTACATCGGAGCACTATTATCTTTCGCTTCCCTACTTGTCTTATCCATGTGATTCTTTTTTGACTTGTATGATTTGTTGGCCACATTTCTCAGTGCCCATGCTGTATGCTGCCTCTGACTATATAGGCACTTGACAGTCCACCGTCCTATAACAACAATATGATTTGGTTGAATACTATATTGTTTATGCTCAATCTGTGTGTACTGCTTCTGCTGCTAGTATCAACGGCTTACTGGGGCATGTCTGATTATGTCAGCTGCACTTATTGTTCTTGTGTGCGTGCTTTTGCAGCTGCATTCATGTTATGTTTTTGTAATGCTGCTGCTTGCTTCCTTCACCTTTCATCCTTTGATCTGATACGTTTTTTTATCTCTGTTTACAAGGGGATTATTCTTGTTTATGTTTTAACAGTTGACTTTCACTGCAGATCTATgacatcttccagcttcttcctTCGAAAATCCAGGTTGGGGTTTTCTCTGCCACAATGCCTCCTGAGGCCCTCGAGATAACCCGCAAATTCATGAATAAACCTGTGAGGATCCTTGTGAAGCGAGATGAGCTCACCCTTGAGGGTATTAAACAATTTTATGTCAATATTGAGAGAGAAGAGTGGAAGCTCGAGACTCTCTGTGATCTTTATGAGACTCTTGCAATCACTCAGAGTGTCATCTTTGTGAACACCCGGCGCAAGGTTGACTGGCTCACGGACAAGATGAGGAGCAGGGATCACACGGTCTCAGCCACACATGGAGACATGGATCAGAATACCAGGGACATTATAATGCGTGAATTCCGATCTGGCTCCTCCCGTGTTTTGATCACCACTGATCTCCTTGCCCGTGGTATCGATGTCCAGCAAGTCTCACTGGTCATAAATTATGACCTGCCAACCCAACCAGAGAACTATCTCCACCGAATTGGACGAAGTGGACGTTTTGGAAGGAAGGGTGTTGCGATCAACTTTGTCACTCGTGATGATGAAAGGATGTTGTTTGATATCCAGAGGTTTTACAACGTGGTGATTGAGGAGCTGCCATCTAATGTTGCAGACCTTCTCTAGAGGAGTCTCCATCGGAGCATGGTAATTAATATCAGTGCCTTTCTAGGTGTTCTTTTTCAAGAATTATTCTTTTAAAACTTTGAACATTTTGAGTGCTATGTATTGGGACCATTTGAATTGATGGTGATCTAGAGCAAATTGTTGTCTATGCCATCTTTTTGGAAATTTTGTAGCAGCTAGGTTGTGCTTTATTTGTCTTGGTAAACCTTAAAAGAGGGAAACGTTAtggataatatttatcagacattgattgttctcaatttattttgatgagGCACTTCACAGATATCCGCAAGTGTTCCGTATTTAATTCtaagcataaattttttcattGTGGTAATTAACCATGTATTTTAGTGGTGTCGAAGAAATTTAGAACACTCTTAGGTCTTTGCAATTGCAAAAAGTCCAAAGCGGGACGGCCAAGATCTGCGCTTGGAGTCAGTTACTTTATACAGGCTCTGAGTTTATTGTTTGGATGTAGCTGATGATAGATTTGTTTGTTCAACGTAATAATTAAGGTGTAGCTTGAGTCATGGATATGATTATTGATTAGTCTATTTTGGGAGAACGCAAAGGGCTCAAAATATATGGAACAGAGTTGGACAGGAGTGATGCATGGGATATATGTTATGGATGGATGTGATATGATGGAGCTTCGTTATCAGCTCCCACGCATACCTGTTTTTGGTGGGAGTTGTGCTGCGATGCGATgaaaggagaaattattgcatgcagcaGGTGCAAGTGAAGAAAAGTGGAGTTGCTTGGTTTCTACGATTGCACCGTCCATTGTTGCTACTTTTCATAGAGATAATTGATAGGATTTTGTTCGGTCGTATTTATagttactgttgggtataaaatactcacaGTCGAAACTCAcgccagcaccgacatcagcacagctccgtccggactcctacgggagtcggactccgccgtcagcaccgacatcagcacagctctgcccggactcctacgggagtcgggctccgtcctcgacatcaactgcaacacagctccgcccggactcctacgggagccgagctccgcctccgacatgaactgcgggtaagctccacccggactcctacgggagccggacttcacctctaactttggttgcagcacagctccgtccggactcctacgggagccgggctccgccctcgacatcaactgcaacacagctccgctcggacacctacgggagccgggctccgccttcgacatcaatt
The DNA window shown above is from Elaeis guineensis isolate ETL-2024a chromosome 8, EG11, whole genome shotgun sequence and carries:
- the LOC105050872 gene encoding eukaryotic initiation factor 4A-15: MAGVAPEGSQFDARQYDAKMNDLLSTDGQDFFTSYDEVYDSFDAMGLQENLLRGIYAYGFEKPSAIQQRGIVPFCKGLDVIQQAQSGTGKTATFCSGILQQLNYELVECQALVLAPTRELAQQIEKVMRALGDYLGVKVHACVGGTSVREDQRILSSGVHVVVGTPGRVFDMLRRQSLRPDYIRMFVLDEADEMLSRGFKDQIYDIFQLLPSKIQVGVFSATMPPEALEITRKFMNKPVRILVKRDELTLEGIKQFYVNIEREEWKLETLCDLYETLAITQSVIFVNTRRKVDWLTDKMRSRDHTVSATHGDMDQNTRDIIMREFRSGSSRVLITTDLLARGIDVQQVSLVINYDLPTQPENYLHRIGRSGRFGRKGVAINFVTRDDERMLFDIQRFYNVVIEELPSNVADLL